In Kutzneria kofuensis, the DNA window GACGTCGCCACCGTGCTGATCTGCGACGAGCCGGTGTTCGCCGACGCCCGCGTGGGCACGGGCCGGTTCGCCACCGTGGGCCTGCGGGTGCACCGGGGCGACGGTCCACTGAGGATTCTCGATGCCGGCGAAGGCGCCCCGGGCGACTTCCCGGACGTCCAGTGGCGGTTCACCGGGGCCGGGGCCTGCGACGGCTGGCTCGACGTCCACGCGGCGTTGAGCGCCGGCGACATCGCCGACGGCGACCGGATCCTGGTGCACACCAAGGGCCCGCTGCGCGAGGGCTGGCTGTTGGCGCAGGCCGTGGACGCCGCCGGCGTCGAGCTGGGCGCCGGCTGATGAAGATCGCCGTCGACCTGCTCTCGGTGTCCCGCTTCAGCAAGGTCGCCGAGCACCACCGCTACCGCCGGCTCGTGTTCACCGAGGCCGAGCTGGCCCAGGCGGGGGCGCTCGGCTCGGCGCGGCACGCCGAGCGGCTGGCCGGCCGGTTCTGCGTCAAGGAGGCCACCTGCAAGCTGCTCGGCCGCGGCTTCGGGCAGGGCCTGCGCTGGCGCGACATCGAGGTCACCACGGACGAGTGGGGAGCGCCCGGCGTGACCTTGCGCGGTGGCGCCCGCGAGCTGGCCGACCGGGCCGGCCTCGGCGACATCGCGGTCTCCATCACCCATCAAGTCGATCTTGTCGTCGCGGTGGCCGCTGCCGTGCGGAAGGGAACGTCATGACCAGGAGCATCGCCACCGAGGGCGTGCTGCACGGCTGGTTCCTGCGCAGTCTGCGCCGGAACCCGGCGGCGGTCGCGCTGCGAGTGGCCGGGGAGTCCTACACGTACCAACAGGTCCACGACCACGCGCTGGCGCTGGCCGGCGAGCTGGTCGCCCGGCTGGGCACGCGGCCGCGGCGGGTCGGCCTGCTGGCCAGCCGCAGCGAGCTGGCCTACACCGGCATCCTCGCCGCCGGCTACGCGGGCGCCGCGGTGGTGCCGCTGAACCCGGACTTCCCGGCCGAGCGGACCCGGGGCATGATCACCGCTGCCGGTATCGACGCGCTGCTCGTCGACGACAACGGCCGGCCGCTGCTGCCGGAGCTGGCGGACGAGCTCGGCAGCGCGCCGGTGATCCTGGAGACGACCGCGCCGCCGCTGGAGCACCCGTACCCGGCCGAGCCCGACGACATCGCGTACATCCTGTTCACCTCGGGTTCGACCGGACGGCCCAAGGGCGTGCCGGTGCGGCACCGCAACGTCGAGTTCTACCTGAGGTTCGTGCACGACCGATACGGCTTCGGGCCGGACGACGTGTTCTCCCAGACCGGCGAGCTGACGTTCGACCTGGCGATGTTCGACATCTTCAGCGCGTGGGGCAGCGGCGGGACGCTGGTGTGCATGCCGCCGCAGGCCTTCGTCGCCGTGCCGCAGTTCGTGCGCAAGCACGGCATCACCGTGTGGTGCTCGTCGCCGAGCGTGATCTCCCTGGTGCGGCGCATGGGGAAGCTGACGCCGGGATCCATGCCGTCCATGCGGCTGGCGGTGTTCTGCGGCGAGCCGCTGCTGCGCGACGACGCCGCCGACTGGCAGGCCGCGACCGGCGGCCTGGTGGAGAACCTGTACGGGCCCACCGAGCTGACGATCTCGTGCAGCGTGCACAAGTGGGACCCGGAGACGTCGCCGGCGTTGTGCGTCAACGACATCGTGCTGATCGGCACCATGCACCCCGGCCTGGACTACGTTCTCGTCGACTCGGAGGGGGTCGTCGGGGCGTCGTCGGGCGAGCTGTGCGTGACCGGTCCGCAGATGTTCCCCGGCTACCTGGATCCCCGTGACGACGCCGGACGGTTCCTGGAGCACGACGGCCGCCGCTGGTACCGCACCGGCGACATCGCGCGGCTGGAACCCAACGGCGAGTTGGCCTTCCTCGGCCGCCGCGACCACCAGGTCAAGATCCACGGCGTGCGCGTCGAACTGTCCGAAGTGGAGAGTGGCCTGCGTCGGCTCCGCGGCGTGACCGATGCCGTGGCCATCGCCCTGGACGGCGAGCTGTACGCGTTCTACCTGGGGGAGAAGCGGCCCGCCGCCGACCTGATGGAGGAGATGGGCACGTTCTTCCCGCGGTACCTGATCCCGCTGCACTACGAGCACATGACCGAGTTCCCGTTGAACAGCAACCGCAAGACGGATCGCCCTGTGCTCATCGCGCGGATCAGGAGCGCGTCGTGAGCGTCGGCCTGTCCCGGGTGGCGGTGCGGCTGCCGAGCTGGGTGGAACCCGTCGACGACATCATGGTGCGGGCCGGCCGGCCGCCGACCGAGCGCAAGATGTTCACCAAGGTCTACGGGCTGCGGGACATTCCGTCGCTGGCGCCCGGCGAGCTCATGGAGGACGTGCTCGTCGAGGCCGGCCGGGCCGCGCTGGCCGGCGGCACGGCGGATCTGGTCCTCTACGGGCACACGATGCTGATGGCCGAGACCGACCTCTGCGCCGAGTTCCCGGACCGGCTCCGGGCCAAGCTCGGCCTGAGCAACAGCCGGTTCTACGGCCTGTCGCACATCAACTGCGCCTCCGTGCTGCGGTGCGTCGAATATGCGCGGCGGTACCTGGACCGGCCCGGCGCCGATCCGGAGGAGCGGGTGCTGGTGCTCGGCGGCGACCAGGGCAGCGTCGGCGACGACGCCCGGGTCATCGCCGGCACGACCGTCAGCGGCGACTGCGCCGCCGGCGTCATCGTGCACGGTCCACGATCGACGGAGAAGGCCCGGTACCGCTACCTGGGCGGGGCCGGTGGCCGGGACGCGCGGTTCCACCGGAACATCCGGATGACGCCGGAGGAGAACGCTTTGTTCGCCAAGGTGTGTTCGGCGCAGGTGGTGGAGACCGTCGAGCGGGCGGTGGCGTCCGCCGGGATGACCTTGGACCAGCTCGACTGGGTGCTGCCGCACCTGAACAACAAGATGTTCTGGCGTACGTTCAGCATCCAGTCGGGGATCCCCCGGGACCGGATCTGCCTGGACCTGATGCCCGAGACCGGCCACAGCTTCGGCGCCGACGCTCTGATGGCGACGGAACACGCCGACCGCACCGGCCGGCTGCGCCCCGGCGACCGCTGCGCGCTGATCGCCATCGGCCAGGGCGCGTACTTCCAGGCCATGATCATCGAAGTCCTGCCCGACTGACCAGCCCGAAACCCCGCGAGTCACGCTCTCAGGCACACCGAATGTCAGAATCCGGCAGAACTGAGCCTCGAGGCTCGGTTCTGCCGGAAAACTGCATTCGGTGTGTCCCAGAGCGTGACTCGCCGGGGTTCAGTGGGCGGCGGTGGCGATCAGGTCGGCGACCGTCTTCGGGTGCGAGACCAGCACGGCGTGTGAGGCGTCGGGGATCTCGACGACCGTGGCGTTGGCCCGCTCGGCCATGAACTGCTGCGCGGCCGGCGGGATGTTCTTGTCGCCGGTCGGGATCAGCGACCACACGGGCACGGCGTGCCAGGCCGGGGCGCCGGAACCCTCGGTGAGCGCGGCCTCGGCGACGGGGCGCTGGGTGGCGGCCATCAGCGCGGCCTGCGACTGCGGGACGTCGGCGGCGAACTGGTTGCGGAACAGCTCCTGGCGGACGTAGAGGTCGGTGTTGCCGTCGGGCAGGGCCACCGTCTGCAGGGTCTCGCCGAGGGTGCTGCCCGGGAAC includes these proteins:
- the acpS gene encoding holo-ACP synthase gives rise to the protein MKIAVDLLSVSRFSKVAEHHRYRRLVFTEAELAQAGALGSARHAERLAGRFCVKEATCKLLGRGFGQGLRWRDIEVTTDEWGAPGVTLRGGARELADRAGLGDIAVSITHQVDLVVAVAAAVRKGTS
- a CDS encoding AMP-binding protein, coding for MTRSIATEGVLHGWFLRSLRRNPAAVALRVAGESYTYQQVHDHALALAGELVARLGTRPRRVGLLASRSELAYTGILAAGYAGAAVVPLNPDFPAERTRGMITAAGIDALLVDDNGRPLLPELADELGSAPVILETTAPPLEHPYPAEPDDIAYILFTSGSTGRPKGVPVRHRNVEFYLRFVHDRYGFGPDDVFSQTGELTFDLAMFDIFSAWGSGGTLVCMPPQAFVAVPQFVRKHGITVWCSSPSVISLVRRMGKLTPGSMPSMRLAVFCGEPLLRDDAADWQAATGGLVENLYGPTELTISCSVHKWDPETSPALCVNDIVLIGTMHPGLDYVLVDSEGVVGASSGELCVTGPQMFPGYLDPRDDAGRFLEHDGRRWYRTGDIARLEPNGELAFLGRRDHQVKIHGVRVELSEVESGLRRLRGVTDAVAIALDGELYAFYLGEKRPAADLMEEMGTFFPRYLIPLHYEHMTEFPLNSNRKTDRPVLIARIRSAS
- a CDS encoding 3-oxoacyl-[acyl-carrier-protein] synthase III C-terminal domain-containing protein, whose protein sequence is MSVGLSRVAVRLPSWVEPVDDIMVRAGRPPTERKMFTKVYGLRDIPSLAPGELMEDVLVEAGRAALAGGTADLVLYGHTMLMAETDLCAEFPDRLRAKLGLSNSRFYGLSHINCASVLRCVEYARRYLDRPGADPEERVLVLGGDQGSVGDDARVIAGTTVSGDCAAGVIVHGPRSTEKARYRYLGGAGGRDARFHRNIRMTPEENALFAKVCSAQVVETVERAVASAGMTLDQLDWVLPHLNNKMFWRTFSIQSGIPRDRICLDLMPETGHSFGADALMATEHADRTGRLRPGDRCALIAIGQGAYFQAMIIEVLPD
- a CDS encoding alpha/beta fold hydrolase; the protein is MSTQPTVILVHGAFADSSSWNGVIADLTDRGFPVIAAANPLRSLSTDAATVKGLVRSVEGPVVLVGHSYGGAVISNAAVDEPNVKALVYIAGFIPEQGESALELSNKFPGSTLGETLQTVALPDGNTDLYVRQELFRNQFAADVPQSQAALMAATQRPVAEAALTEGSGAPAWHAVPVWSLIPTGDKNIPPAAQQFMAERANATVVEIPDASHAVLVSHPKTVADLIATAAH